From the Leptospira biflexa serovar Patoc strain 'Patoc 1 (Paris)' genome, one window contains:
- the radA gene encoding DNA repair protein RadA has protein sequence MAKKQLPQYQCKACGDTFSRWAGKCPSCGEWNQIEEMANTSQGRFDTPISLKPRDRRYTEPKSIGSVVSDSHTRTQTGFSELDLVLGGGIVPGSLVLVGGEPGVGKSTLVLEIAKNIANQGTVLYISGEESASQIGLRAKRMGVTSENILLSSEVYAENIAQMISDIKPKVVFIDSIQTIIKESLVNQAGTITQLRESSQVFLETAKRTSVPIFLIGHITKDGQIAGPKVLEHLVDTVLYFEGDRFNYYRILRAVKNRFGAVGDTAIFEMVLGGLSQVLDRHRLFISPETEERSGSVLSSVMEGSRAISVEVQALVTKSSYGQARRMAEGLDNRRVILLSAVIEKYLGLPLSESDIFSNLAGGLSVDEPSLDLAIVASIVSSFRDKPVSRETGYLGEVGLSGEVRSVGQMSLRIKELVGIGISQIYIPHGNWKEVEGMFPSIELVPIKHLQALGL, from the coding sequence ATGGCAAAAAAACAACTCCCCCAATACCAATGCAAAGCTTGTGGCGATACCTTTAGCCGTTGGGCAGGGAAATGCCCATCTTGTGGCGAATGGAACCAAATTGAGGAAATGGCAAACACTTCCCAAGGGAGGTTTGATACACCTATATCTCTAAAACCGAGAGACAGAAGGTATACCGAACCAAAATCAATTGGTTCGGTTGTGAGTGATTCCCATACAAGGACACAAACAGGATTTAGTGAATTGGATTTGGTACTGGGTGGAGGTATTGTCCCCGGAAGTTTGGTGTTAGTTGGTGGAGAACCAGGAGTTGGAAAATCAACTTTGGTTTTGGAAATAGCAAAAAACATCGCAAACCAAGGCACAGTTTTGTACATCTCTGGTGAAGAATCGGCTTCCCAAATTGGTCTTCGTGCCAAACGTATGGGTGTCACCTCTGAAAATATATTACTCTCATCCGAAGTGTATGCGGAAAACATTGCGCAGATGATTTCCGATATAAAACCAAAAGTTGTTTTTATCGATTCCATCCAAACCATTATCAAAGAAAGCCTTGTGAACCAAGCAGGGACCATCACCCAACTTCGTGAGTCGTCCCAAGTGTTTTTAGAAACCGCCAAACGTACGTCAGTTCCTATTTTTCTCATAGGCCACATCACAAAAGACGGCCAAATTGCAGGCCCCAAAGTATTGGAACATTTGGTGGATACCGTTTTGTACTTTGAAGGAGACAGATTCAATTATTACCGCATTTTACGTGCTGTGAAAAATCGATTTGGAGCCGTAGGAGACACTGCAATTTTTGAAATGGTCCTCGGTGGACTGAGTCAAGTCCTAGACCGCCATCGTTTGTTCATTTCACCCGAAACAGAAGAACGATCTGGGAGTGTCCTGTCTTCTGTGATGGAAGGGTCCCGTGCCATCAGTGTGGAAGTGCAGGCCCTTGTCACAAAGTCTTCTTATGGACAGGCGCGCCGTATGGCAGAAGGACTCGATAACCGACGTGTGATTTTACTTTCCGCTGTCATCGAAAAATACTTAGGCCTTCCTCTTTCGGAATCTGACATCTTCAGCAATTTGGCAGGCGGTCTCAGCGTGGACGAACCAAGCCTTGATCTTGCGATTGTTGCCTCGATTGTCTCCTCCTTTCGTGACAAACCAGTCTCCAGAGAGACAGGGTATTTAGGCGAAGTAGGACTTTCAGGTGAAGTGAGAAGTGTGGGGCAAATGAGTCTTCGCATCAAAGAACTCGTTGGGATTGGGATCAGTCAAATTTACATCCCACATGGAAACTGGAAAGAAGTAGAAGGTATGTTCCCTTCCATCGAACTTGTCCCCATCAAACATTTACAAGCGTTAGGTTTGTGA
- a CDS encoding histone deacetylase, producing the protein MKTGISFHPTFLEHKTGPGHPETHVRLESILEKISDLPSESFTWEKTFKEAPLSLISEIHDPNYVRLVAKVCEEKGSGYLDGDTVYSPNTFQAASLAVGAGVTLAQDILDGKLKNGMALVRPPGHHAESDHAMGFCLFNNIAITAKYLQSQGIKRILILDWDVHHGNGTQHQFYEDDSVYFVSLHQYPFYPGTGSEKESGQGKGFGTTLNLPMARGAEEKQYLDQFPLIHKEMETFQPEFVLVSAGFDAHRNDPLAGMNLNSSSYEKMTNEVKQIARVHSGGKLLSFLEGGYDFQALSESVKVHLETLASA; encoded by the coding sequence ATGAAAACAGGGATTTCCTTTCATCCTACATTTTTAGAACACAAAACAGGGCCAGGTCATCCAGAGACTCATGTGCGATTGGAATCCATTTTGGAAAAAATTTCAGATCTTCCTTCCGAGTCTTTTACCTGGGAAAAAACTTTTAAAGAAGCACCCTTATCTCTCATTTCTGAGATCCACGATCCGAATTACGTACGTTTGGTGGCAAAAGTTTGTGAAGAAAAAGGATCTGGATACTTAGATGGTGACACCGTATATTCACCAAACACATTTCAGGCGGCTTCCCTTGCAGTCGGGGCTGGGGTAACACTGGCACAAGATATTTTAGATGGGAAGCTAAAAAATGGTATGGCACTTGTTCGCCCACCTGGCCACCATGCGGAATCCGACCACGCAATGGGATTTTGTTTGTTCAATAATATTGCGATCACAGCCAAGTATTTGCAGAGTCAAGGGATCAAACGAATTTTAATTTTGGATTGGGATGTGCATCATGGAAATGGCACCCAACACCAGTTCTACGAAGATGATTCTGTTTATTTTGTTTCGCTCCACCAATATCCATTTTATCCAGGCACAGGTTCCGAAAAAGAAAGTGGCCAAGGGAAAGGTTTTGGCACTACCTTAAATTTACCAATGGCCCGCGGGGCAGAAGAGAAACAATACTTGGATCAGTTCCCTCTCATCCACAAAGAGATGGAAACCTTCCAACCAGAATTTGTTTTGGTTTCTGCTGGATTTGATGCCCACAGGAATGATCCACTGGCAGGAATGAATTTAAATTCGAGTTCCTATGAAAAAATGACAAACGAAGTGAAACAAATTGCTCGTGTCCACTCTGGTGGGAAACTGCTCTCGTTTCTGGAAGGTGGGTATGATTTCCAAGCACTTTCGGAATCCGTAAAAGTACATCTGGAAACACTTGCCTCTGCTTAG
- a CDS encoding lipase family alpha/beta hydrolase, with amino-acid sequence MNSKKKHLVCLLVLLLVTTGVHAGARKTVYPVVFAHGLSGFDNLLGYYYFGNDYGTFVGDPCDEFLETACNGSIHSSQKALAASVTPFQSSEVRGTQLADRIQNYMTSTGATKVNIIGHSQGGIDARKAAAVLRARYGRQVVHVMISVSSPHRGSPTAKYILDLGPGVTSVVNALAKLFGNTIYGSGNDGIAAAKQLVYNDYSSTDGVTTGMKAFNNNYNVSTNTANYWGSIITAQDSINTNPALYLLKEGFYNIDGDGYCVDDCDNDGAAGKGDGTRGNNDDDGLVGINSQQMGYRLQYNECLICFDSITVNSTLGYVSNLNAPTSAQMTSKSSVVSQDHLDVVGVPPDTFDEEEFYASILEFIVTKGG; translated from the coding sequence ATGAACTCTAAAAAGAAACATCTTGTTTGCCTTCTCGTCCTCCTATTGGTCACAACAGGGGTTCACGCTGGCGCAAGAAAAACAGTATATCCAGTTGTGTTCGCACATGGATTATCTGGATTCGACAACTTACTCGGATACTACTACTTTGGTAACGACTACGGTACCTTTGTGGGCGATCCTTGTGACGAGTTTTTGGAAACAGCGTGTAACGGTAGCATCCACTCCAGCCAAAAGGCTTTAGCAGCAAGTGTCACTCCCTTCCAATCTTCGGAAGTGAGAGGAACACAACTTGCTGATCGAATTCAAAACTATATGACCTCCACTGGTGCCACTAAGGTAAATATCATTGGTCACTCCCAAGGTGGAATTGATGCAAGGAAAGCAGCCGCAGTGTTACGTGCTCGTTATGGAAGACAAGTCGTACATGTGATGATCTCCGTATCAAGCCCACATAGAGGTTCCCCGACTGCGAAGTACATCCTTGACCTTGGTCCTGGTGTCACGTCTGTTGTGAACGCTCTTGCGAAACTTTTCGGAAACACCATTTATGGTTCCGGAAATGATGGGATTGCAGCCGCAAAACAATTAGTTTACAATGACTATTCATCAACAGATGGAGTCACCACTGGTATGAAAGCATTTAATAACAATTATAATGTGAGTACCAACACAGCAAACTATTGGGGTTCCATCATCACGGCTCAAGATAGCATCAATACAAACCCTGCGTTATACCTTTTGAAAGAAGGGTTTTATAACATCGATGGGGACGGGTATTGTGTAGATGATTGTGACAATGATGGTGCCGCAGGAAAAGGTGATGGCACACGTGGTAATAACGATGATGATGGACTTGTGGGAATTAACTCCCAACAGATGGGATACCGTTTGCAATACAACGAGTGTTTGATTTGTTTTGATTCCATCACTGTGAATTCCACTTTAGGTTATGTGAGTAACTTAAATGCACCCACTTCTGCGCAAATGACATCGAAATCTTCTGTGGTCAGCCAAGACCATTTGGATGTGGTGGGAGTTCCTCCAGATACATTTGATGAAGAAGAATTTTATGCTTCGATTTTAGAGTTTATCGTCACAAAAGGCGGTTAA
- a CDS encoding lipase secretion chaperone, producing the protein MDFKKIILIVFLFLVLFLSLFYLLKQNDKDSVSKDALSPEEQMVSDRISPMGNGEGFWDEAISPFREDRTKPYLELLEDLKSGKVNFVWEVWALRRKCNPDFTPDQCNATILAYIDAEYDSPDREKVKDLFVSYFRYEEEYRKWEQPTDLNFIELYEKIKAKRREILSDKADLIFGMEESQVSFLEGTNNFIKQTAGVPTELRVKQFEEFKKKTYGNYYDSLVSREDKFDHYQMEMSLRDKELISITDPKEKEKYLFKIESKYFGKEKAEALANERKKETKLWESVSTYEAKEKEFLRENRNLSEADKEKKLKELRIQILGSEEEADAYLRRKNIEEAGK; encoded by the coding sequence ATGGATTTTAAAAAAATTATACTCATCGTTTTCCTCTTCCTCGTTCTATTTTTAAGCTTATTCTATCTACTCAAACAAAACGATAAAGATAGTGTTTCGAAGGATGCTCTTTCTCCAGAAGAACAAATGGTTTCCGATCGGATTTCTCCAATGGGGAATGGAGAAGGGTTTTGGGATGAGGCAATCTCTCCCTTTCGCGAGGATAGAACCAAACCTTATTTGGAATTACTCGAAGATTTAAAATCAGGTAAGGTAAATTTTGTTTGGGAAGTTTGGGCGCTTCGTCGCAAATGTAATCCTGATTTTACACCTGACCAATGTAATGCCACAATTCTTGCTTACATTGATGCGGAATATGATTCACCTGACAGAGAAAAGGTGAAGGATTTATTTGTTTCCTACTTTCGTTATGAAGAGGAATACCGCAAATGGGAACAACCAACCGACTTAAATTTTATCGAATTGTATGAAAAAATCAAAGCCAAACGAAGGGAAATCCTTTCTGACAAAGCAGATTTGATTTTTGGAATGGAAGAGTCACAAGTTTCGTTTCTCGAAGGAACAAACAATTTTATAAAACAAACAGCAGGTGTTCCCACCGAACTTCGAGTGAAACAGTTCGAAGAGTTTAAGAAAAAAACATATGGGAATTATTATGATTCTTTGGTATCCAGAGAAGATAAGTTCGACCATTACCAAATGGAGATGTCACTTCGGGATAAAGAATTAATTTCCATCACTGACCCAAAGGAAAAGGAAAAGTATCTTTTTAAAATTGAATCTAAGTACTTTGGTAAAGAAAAAGCAGAAGCACTCGCAAACGAACGAAAAAAAGAAACCAAACTTTGGGAATCCGTTTCAACTTATGAAGCGAAAGAAAAAGAATTTTTAAGAGAGAACAGAAATTTGTCTGAAGCGGATAAAGAGAAAAAACTGAAGGAACTTCGGATCCAAATCTTGGGATCCGAAGAAGAAGCCGATGCCTATCTCCGCAGAAAAAACATTGAGGAAGCGGGCAAATAA
- a CDS encoding putative lipoprotein, translating to MRSIKVFTLISALALFTSVNNCSILDSASGSASRLGVSVSDSTSALVKSISKSISSISEEEKEKAMNEYKEDIIASVTLQIRYENQKQELENQLALIAKKHGVVAWKSNPSTYIAIGQGLKQANLSPSEMKLVTEDVAKQNVVVAKLVSKGYNL from the coding sequence ATGCGTTCCATAAAAGTTTTCACATTGATTTCTGCTTTGGCATTGTTCACATCAGTTAACAATTGTTCTATTTTAGATTCCGCTTCCGGTAGTGCGAGCCGTTTAGGTGTATCGGTTTCCGATTCTACATCTGCATTGGTCAAATCGATTTCGAAAAGTATCTCTTCTATTTCAGAAGAAGAAAAAGAAAAAGCAATGAACGAATACAAAGAAGACATCATAGCAAGTGTAACTTTACAAATTCGTTATGAAAACCAAAAACAAGAATTGGAAAACCAACTGGCTCTGATTGCTAAAAAACATGGAGTTGTTGCTTGGAAATCCAATCCTTCCACTTACATTGCCATTGGACAAGGTTTAAAACAAGCAAATCTTTCTCCTTCTGAAATGAAGTTAGTAACAGAAGATGTGGCAAAACAAAATGTAGTTGTCGCAAAACTCGTATCAAAAGGTTACAATTTATAA
- a CDS encoding glycoside hydrolase family 36 protein → MKIQYRVHNSVTISRFLPVKAGVFQSECKKFELLLTTTKDSKLGTVLSPKLIWRESTRPEVGFSVDHLELELTDLPEGNGFSLFQHGYQSWSISRKVESSDTDRSPLLSFLHYSQENVYSKNEAKVGKFISEYLTLLYNKESQNGVLYAPLEAGEFGTKFEVVFGNEGNVTSVKVIYDVHCLPDLRPNAKLNISKIKVLFFKGSPETKLLKYFEELGKKEGPANLPKKVPTGWCSWYYYYTNIDQKTILDNLTKVRELNLPFEFFQIDDGYQKEIGDWLIPNEKFPGGMRILADEIKRVGLKPGIWLAPFLVRKKSEFFRKYPEAILKDQNGKPVPALYNPLWGRGYTYALDITHPTALAYIEKVFTTLVKEWGYPYLKLDFLYAGLLPGDVYNKTLSPQARYQNALELIRKIVGKNTFLLGCGAPMLPSIGFFDGMRISCDVAPFWNPERIRILLKDRNALCTKKALINDITRSSMHRHLWLNDPDCLLVRKKKNKMNEAQTKLMASVMAVSGGMLLVSDDLTKLEMDRLDLLKKAFQLNRECQAYTPIPIGIFENEFPLALYNPGGYLGIWNPTEEEKIVKFTLPPGVKTKAPFLDFWTGTRVDLHPVDGGFETTLPAFGSVVVSV, encoded by the coding sequence ATGAAAATTCAATATAGAGTTCATAATTCCGTCACCATTTCCCGTTTCCTCCCTGTGAAAGCAGGTGTTTTCCAATCTGAATGTAAAAAGTTCGAACTTTTACTTACGACCACAAAAGACTCAAAACTAGGAACTGTCCTCAGCCCTAAATTGATCTGGAGAGAGAGCACTCGTCCCGAAGTCGGATTTTCTGTCGACCATCTGGAATTAGAGCTCACAGACCTACCCGAAGGGAATGGGTTTAGCCTCTTCCAACATGGATACCAATCCTGGTCGATCTCAAGGAAAGTGGAAAGTTCTGATACCGATAGGTCTCCTCTCTTATCTTTTTTGCACTACTCCCAAGAGAATGTTTATTCCAAGAATGAAGCGAAGGTTGGAAAATTTATCTCGGAATACCTGACCCTTCTTTATAATAAAGAATCACAAAATGGTGTTTTGTATGCACCTCTCGAAGCGGGAGAATTTGGAACGAAGTTTGAAGTAGTCTTTGGTAATGAAGGAAATGTAACTTCCGTTAAAGTTATATATGATGTCCATTGCCTTCCTGATTTGCGTCCCAATGCAAAACTAAATATTTCCAAAATCAAAGTTTTGTTTTTTAAAGGTTCCCCTGAAACTAAATTATTAAAATACTTTGAAGAACTTGGTAAAAAAGAAGGTCCCGCCAATTTACCTAAAAAAGTTCCCACTGGTTGGTGTTCTTGGTACTATTATTATACAAACATTGATCAAAAAACCATTTTGGACAATCTAACGAAAGTTAGAGAACTCAATTTACCTTTTGAATTTTTCCAAATTGATGATGGGTACCAAAAAGAAATTGGAGATTGGCTCATTCCAAATGAAAAATTCCCTGGAGGGATGCGAATCCTTGCGGATGAAATCAAACGTGTTGGACTCAAACCCGGGATATGGCTTGCCCCTTTCCTTGTCCGAAAAAAATCAGAATTCTTTCGCAAATACCCTGAGGCCATTCTCAAAGACCAAAATGGCAAACCAGTTCCCGCATTGTACAATCCTTTATGGGGAAGAGGTTATACCTATGCTCTCGATATCACACATCCGACAGCATTAGCTTACATAGAAAAGGTATTCACAACACTTGTCAAAGAATGGGGTTACCCTTATTTGAAATTGGACTTTTTGTATGCAGGACTTTTGCCAGGGGATGTATATAACAAAACTTTATCGCCCCAAGCTCGTTACCAAAATGCATTGGAACTCATCCGAAAAATCGTTGGGAAAAATACATTCCTATTAGGATGTGGTGCTCCTATGTTACCATCGATTGGATTTTTTGATGGAATGAGAATTTCTTGTGATGTGGCTCCATTTTGGAATCCAGAAAGAATACGAATCTTACTTAAAGATCGAAATGCACTTTGTACCAAAAAAGCTCTCATCAATGATATCACTAGGTCTTCGATGCACAGACATTTGTGGCTCAATGATCCGGATTGTTTACTCGTCCGCAAAAAAAAGAACAAAATGAACGAAGCACAAACGAAACTGATGGCTTCCGTCATGGCAGTGTCAGGTGGTATGTTACTGGTCTCGGATGATTTGACAAAATTAGAGATGGATCGTTTGGATCTCTTAAAAAAAGCCTTCCAATTGAATAGAGAATGCCAAGCCTACACTCCGATCCCCATTGGAATTTTTGAGAATGAATTCCCACTCGCACTCTACAACCCAGGTGGGTATTTAGGAATTTGGAATCCAACAGAAGAAGAAAAAATTGTAAAATTCACATTACCTCCAGGTGTTAAAACCAAAGCCCCATTTTTGGATTTTTGGACTGGCACACGAGTGGATTTACATCCTGTTGACGGTGGATTTGAAACCACTTTGCCTGCATTTGGTTCTGTTGTGGTTTCTGTTTAA
- a CDS encoding putative glycoside hydrolase: MKPLFSFLLLFVFVSCQSISQTKGQERSGSVNETPEFIEGLYINTKTIRDKKRWTLLFQVMKDAGMNTAVVDMQPHPPTPEQVAEAKALGIYMVARVVNFEGGLTEKSPNASLMASIQKSIRKACELGFPEIQLDYIRYADGGTNFSMSYEKRYESILGIVAEHKEKTKEVCPSDTKWTADIFGRVPFIQNDVIGQKVEPFSEVLHGLYPMLYPSHFYGLTKRVADPYGTIKDGLDLTVQRAKPGTKAIAWVQGFNMMVGPSKLSYTDYIKVQMQGARDSAGHGFIVWNAGNEYLETMNAYEKYKKEPTPSQMNLTKSE; this comes from the coding sequence ATGAAACCACTATTTTCATTTCTCTTATTGTTTGTATTTGTCTCTTGCCAATCCATTTCCCAGACGAAGGGCCAAGAAAGATCTGGTTCCGTAAACGAAACTCCTGAATTCATTGAAGGGTTATACATCAATACCAAAACCATTCGTGACAAAAAACGTTGGACCTTACTATTTCAAGTCATGAAGGACGCAGGCATGAACACGGCGGTCGTGGACATGCAACCTCACCCTCCTACGCCAGAACAAGTGGCAGAGGCAAAGGCACTCGGGATTTATATGGTCGCTCGCGTCGTAAACTTTGAAGGTGGACTGACAGAAAAATCACCAAACGCAAGTTTAATGGCATCCATCCAAAAATCCATTCGTAAGGCTTGTGAATTGGGATTTCCCGAAATACAATTGGATTACATTCGGTACGCTGATGGTGGCACAAACTTCAGTATGAGTTATGAAAAACGGTATGAATCTATTTTAGGTATCGTAGCGGAACACAAAGAAAAAACGAAAGAGGTTTGTCCAAGTGATACCAAATGGACGGCCGATATTTTTGGAAGGGTTCCTTTCATTCAAAACGATGTCATTGGCCAAAAGGTAGAACCGTTTAGCGAAGTACTCCATGGATTGTATCCCATGCTCTATCCATCTCATTTTTATGGACTGACAAAACGTGTCGCCGACCCCTATGGAACCATCAAGGACGGACTCGACCTCACAGTCCAACGAGCCAAACCAGGTACAAAGGCCATCGCTTGGGTACAAGGTTTTAATATGATGGTTGGCCCAAGTAAATTGAGTTATACGGATTATATCAAAGTACAAATGCAAGGTGCTCGTGATTCCGCAGGGCATGGGTTCATCGTATGGAATGCAGGAAATGAATACTTAGAAACCATGAATGCCTACGAGAAATACAAAAAAGAACCCACTCCGAGTCAAATGAACCTAACAAAAAGTGAGTAA
- a CDS encoding SpoIIE family protein phosphatase, translating to MSEYSFKPEILIIDDDTEICETLELIVNGLGYFVRYFTNPLQGLEYFEREKNPIVFLDVNMPQTSGLEVLPKIKAIDSKTQVLMMTGEHDIQTVVSSLYHRASDFILKPFHTKSIEAAISRAFEYYNFLKDKESMDESIKRDLRLAAKIQSKTMNLPTLKYKIHSEIKPVSFVSGDFFQVIPLDVDRTLILMGDIEGHGVTSGLIAILMTTIHKELARTTTVAPSELLSRLNRELCNEIGTHSMTAISIVVNHTEKKITYARGGHPFPIVFPKDSRAPMILQDQSGQILGILKDMEFAENQIQVDSRDILFLYSDGLLASSTHPLVQSLVQLPAGENRFDAMKAEISNYIQYLESSSKASDDISYLLLEI from the coding sequence ATGTCCGAGTATTCTTTTAAACCTGAAATTCTCATCATAGATGATGATACCGAAATCTGTGAAACTTTAGAATTGATCGTGAATGGGTTAGGATACTTTGTCCGGTATTTCACTAATCCATTACAAGGATTGGAATACTTCGAAAGGGAAAAAAATCCCATCGTGTTTCTGGATGTAAACATGCCTCAAACTTCTGGATTGGAAGTTTTACCAAAAATCAAAGCAATCGATTCCAAAACACAAGTACTCATGATGACAGGAGAACACGACATCCAAACAGTTGTCTCTTCTTTGTATCATAGGGCATCCGATTTTATTTTAAAACCATTCCATACAAAATCCATTGAGGCGGCCATTTCTAGAGCATTTGAGTATTATAATTTTCTAAAAGATAAAGAGTCAATGGATGAGTCGATCAAACGAGACCTTCGTCTTGCCGCAAAAATCCAATCCAAAACGATGAATTTACCTACTTTAAAGTATAAAATTCACTCTGAAATCAAACCAGTCAGCTTTGTCTCTGGAGATTTTTTCCAAGTGATCCCACTCGATGTTGACAGAACATTGATCCTAATGGGTGATATTGAAGGCCATGGTGTGACTTCTGGACTCATTGCGATACTGATGACAACCATTCATAAGGAACTTGCAAGAACGACAACAGTTGCCCCATCTGAGTTGTTGTCTCGATTGAATCGAGAATTATGTAATGAAATTGGAACTCATAGTATGACAGCGATTAGTATCGTAGTGAATCATACTGAAAAAAAAATTACTTATGCAAGGGGTGGACATCCTTTCCCAATTGTATTCCCAAAAGACAGTCGAGCACCTATGATCTTACAAGACCAATCGGGACAAATTTTAGGAATCCTGAAAGATATGGAGTTTGCAGAAAACCAAATCCAAGTGGATTCTCGAGATATTCTATTTTTGTATTCGGACGGACTCCTTGCCTCAAGCACTCATCCACTTGTACAATCGTTAGTGCAATTGCCCGCAGGAGAGAATCGATTTGACGCGATGAAAGCAGAAATCTCCAATTATATCCAATATTTGGAATCTTCTTCTAAAGCATCGGATGACATATCTTATTTGCTTCTAGAGATTTAA
- a CDS encoding ribonuclease D, whose product MTQKRSTIKPAVLQGDLNEDFFEAFKKDDRLAVDCEMMGLNPRRDRLCVVQISDSKNKVALVQILPGQKEAPHIQKLFESKEITKIFHFARMDMTFLRARLGIKVQNVFCTKIASKLARTYTDKHGLKELIREFFEENIDKKNQSSDWGKKILTKDQVDYASTDVRFLISLESILTEMMIRENRFTIAEKCFGFLETQVELDLLEVYNLFEH is encoded by the coding sequence ATGACCCAAAAACGTTCAACTATAAAACCAGCCGTTTTACAAGGAGATCTGAACGAAGATTTTTTTGAAGCATTTAAAAAGGACGACCGGTTAGCAGTGGATTGTGAAATGATGGGGCTCAATCCCCGTAGGGACAGGCTTTGTGTCGTTCAAATTTCAGATTCTAAAAATAAAGTCGCTTTAGTGCAAATCCTTCCAGGCCAAAAAGAGGCCCCACACATCCAAAAATTATTTGAATCAAAAGAGATTACTAAAATTTTTCATTTTGCACGTATGGATATGACCTTCCTACGCGCTAGACTTGGCATCAAAGTGCAAAATGTATTTTGTACAAAAATTGCAAGTAAACTCGCTCGCACATACACCGATAAACACGGGTTAAAGGAACTTATCCGAGAGTTTTTTGAAGAAAACATCGATAAAAAAAATCAAAGTTCAGATTGGGGCAAAAAAATCCTAACGAAGGATCAAGTAGACTATGCTTCTACAGATGTTCGTTTCCTAATTTCTCTTGAGTCCATTTTGACGGAGATGATGATCCGTGAAAATCGATTCACGATTGCCGAAAAGTGTTTTGGCTTTTTGGAAACCCAAGTGGAACTCGATTTATTGGAAGTGTATAACCTTTTCGAACACTGA
- a CDS encoding esterase/lipase family protein, whose product MKKKIAIGFLATLLSFPTSGLFAGPLDGQCIALVHGILGFDDTQGLAGGLVKYWGGLDGYLRSQGAKVTTPGSSATNSIPVRASQIQSSVNTWMTANGCSKVHLMGHSQGGLVIRYMVSNLGFSGKTQTVTTINSLHKGAPMADIVLSVIPSWLQPFANSALGLLAKLVYRDGRPQDVIAMGKSLTVSYVKTFNTNSPNKSGIKYYSYGSQMAWADLIQHPIMALTHPITWAGGLFYGLGGGNDGVVPLNSQKWGTWKGTPNAYWFATGIDHLQATNLAWSGQNFFDVQGWYLNIAKNAKAGL is encoded by the coding sequence ATGAAAAAGAAAATTGCGATCGGGTTTTTAGCGACCCTTCTCTCCTTCCCCACATCAGGTTTGTTTGCTGGTCCTTTGGATGGCCAATGCATCGCCCTTGTGCACGGTATTCTTGGATTTGACGACACGCAAGGGTTAGCTGGTGGACTCGTAAAGTATTGGGGAGGCCTTGATGGTTACCTCCGTAGCCAAGGTGCAAAAGTAACAACACCTGGAAGTTCTGCTACGAATTCCATTCCCGTTCGTGCAAGCCAAATCCAATCATCAGTCAATACTTGGATGACAGCAAACGGTTGTTCTAAGGTGCACCTCATGGGACACAGCCAAGGTGGACTTGTGATTCGTTATATGGTTTCCAATTTAGGATTTTCTGGAAAAACACAAACAGTGACTACAATCAACTCATTACACAAAGGAGCACCGATGGCTGACATCGTTCTTTCTGTGATCCCAAGTTGGTTACAACCATTTGCAAACTCAGCTCTTGGATTACTTGCAAAATTGGTATACCGTGATGGTCGACCACAAGATGTCATCGCGATGGGAAAATCACTCACTGTGAGTTATGTAAAAACATTCAATACAAATTCACCGAATAAATCGGGAATCAAATATTACTCCTATGGAAGCCAAATGGCTTGGGCTGACCTCATCCAACACCCGATCATGGCACTCACTCACCCCATTACTTGGGCAGGTGGATTGTTTTATGGTTTAGGTGGAGGAAATGATGGAGTGGTTCCGTTGAACTCCCAAAAATGGGGAACTTGGAAAGGAACACCAAACGCGTATTGGTTTGCAACTGGAATTGACCACCTCCAAGCAACAAACTTGGCATGGAGTGGACAAAACTTTTTTGATGTCCAAGGTTGGTACCTAAACATCGCAAAGAATGCAAAAGCTGGATTGTAA